One segment of Carya illinoinensis cultivar Pawnee chromosome 1, C.illinoinensisPawnee_v1, whole genome shotgun sequence DNA contains the following:
- the LOC122314760 gene encoding uncharacterized protein LOC122314760, giving the protein MELPKLSLAPTKFVVNKTSSAAYSSSSESNSNPSRKRKFFSDYPLKTDEKVVHTSVDLQLKDPLPLDWEQCLDLESGRMYYLNRKTFRKSWSWPKDQKLDLELNIATQEYSNCSEQYCSSDSSDKVLIDDSKKKHMTSINSNNMMALPCLNCHLLVILSKAVPSCPNCKYVHSLPSQQSPPPLRVPAVKSLNTLSLLN; this is encoded by the exons ATGGAACTTCCGAAGCTGTCTTTGGCTCCAACAAAGTTTGTTGTCAACAAGACTAGCAGCGCGGCCTATAGCTCATCTTCAGAATCTAACAGCAACCCTTCTCGGAAGAGGAAGTTTTTCAGTGATTATCCGCTGAAGACTGATGAAAAAGTAGTCCACACAAGTGTTGATCTTCAACTCAAAGACCCTCTGCCATTGGATTGGGAGCAATGCCTTGATCTTGaa TCTGGAAGGATGTATTATCTAAACAGAAAGACCTTTAGAAAGAGTTGGAGCTGGCCCAAGGATCAAAAGCTTGATCTTGAACTCAACATCGCAACACAGGAGTACTCCAATTGTTCCGAGCAGTACTGCAGTAGCGACAGCTCTGATAAAGTACTTATTGATGACTCCAAGAAGAAACACATGACCTCAATAAACAGCAACAACATGATGGCTTTGCCCTGCTTGAATTGTCATCTCCTTGTCATTCTCTCCAAAGCTGTTCCCTCTTGTCCCAACTGCAAGTATGTCCATTCGCTCCCGTCCCAGCAGAGCCCACCACCACTCCGAGTCCCTGCGGTCAAGTCCCTCAACACCTTAAGCCTCTTAAACTGA